Part of the Henckelia pumila isolate YLH828 chromosome 2, ASM3356847v2, whole genome shotgun sequence genome is shown below.
ataataataataataataataataataataacggAAAATACAAAGAAAGAAAATGGTAACCTTCATTATTTCTCTGTAATTGCCGAATAACTCTTTCTCCTCTTTTGTACATAGACACATACTTTACACTTTCCAGTAACATTTCCTTTACCCTAAAAATAGAGTGGAAAAATTTGCTCGTCCCACTCTCTGCTCCTCCTCTCCTTTCTATCCTTCCGATTCTttgataatttttgtttttgatcGAGGTGTTTCCGTCCAGACCCATTTCATCAGGTGAAAaagcttgattttttttttgttttttatttttgtaaaaaaaaaaagaagggaATTTTCAGCTTTGATCCATTCATATAGTGGATTGGTTTCTGGGTTTCTATGATTTTGTTGTTTGCTGACAGACCCACGTCCGCAATAATCACGAAAAGgaagcaaataaaataatactGATCATGGCGGTGGTGGATAGTGCTGGAGGTAACGTGATTCCGACATCGAATAGGGGCGACGCTGCGGTGGATCACCATCGTCGCTACCAACAGCAGCACCACATCAACGGAAATGAACTCTCGAGAGGACATGGAGAAATCAAGATGAACGGCGAGGATGATGAGGGGGAAGGGTTTAAGAAAGAGATTAGAGATTTAGAGGAAATGCTGTCTAAATTGAATCCCATGGCTGAAGAATTTGTTCCGCCGTCTCTGGCCGCTGTTGGGGGCGGTGGGAATCACATGCTGTTTTTCCCGCCTGCATATGCTGAAGCGGCGACGGCTGCAGTAGCTGGGCACTTTGGAAACAACGCCAACAGTTTTGTAATACCGCAGCTTGTTAATTACGGAGTCGCAACTAGAAATTCTTTTAGAAGAAAGGttcgttttttttattttttaaaagaaaatggTTTTTGTATCGAGTTCAATCCGATGAATCTTATTATCTTGTTCTTGTGTCATAGATTCTCgtgttttatctttattttgGTTCAAAGGGTGAGTTGGAACTTAATCTAAGGTTGGAAATACTTACCCTCTTCATTTCTATTCAGTTTCAGTGACATCCTTCCTTGATTGCTGCTCATTTTTGTTTTGCTTCAATAGAAATGAAATCAGAAATGGTAAAAGTTCGGTGCATTTGGATTAAGAGGTTAAAAAGTTGGGTTCATTTAGGAATAGAGAAGGGAAAATTagattttggtttttattattttcggCCACTTTTATCGTATCAAGATTTGTGGAAATAATCGCCGCATTGCTATGTACAGAAGAAAAGCGGCTACGAGCAGGGTAGGCGGAGGATGAATAGCCGAACAAGCATGGCTCAAAGAGAAGACGTAATTAGAAGGACGGTTTATGTATCTGACATCGATCACCAGGTTATGAAAATTCGGCCATTGATGGTGGAGCCAGAGATGGCTGTGCCCTCCCCCCCTTCTTTTTATGTATTTAACAGACATGTAGAAATTAGATCTCTCTCCCTAAGGGCATCCACGATGGGATAATGTGGCAAGGACGGGAACCTCCCTCCCATTGTGGGAAGGAACTCCCTCTGCCACATGATGGGAGCACTCCCCATGTTGGAAAGCTCCCTCCCATTTTCGAGTTTAGTTTTTCCCacgacaaaaaaaaaatctggtTCTGCAACTCATTATATTGTTTTACTATACTCATTCATATTGTCAGTGTCAATTGTGTAATAAATTTGGAGTGTTTTGTTGCCAGTGCAGGTTACTGAGGAGCAACTTGCTTGTCTTTTCATAAACTGTGGACAGGTAATTATGTGCGACCATTAATCACTACGACTTTGCATTAATGCATTTGCCCACCAATACACTTGTTCATTCGTTTTTTGAGTTTCTTTTTCCGTTCGTGATGAAGGTTGTGGATTGTCGCATTTGTGGTGATCCTAATTCTGTCCTTCGTTTCGCCTTCGTTGAATTTACTGATGAGGGTATGCTTATGATCGGATCACTCACCCTCCTCTTTT
Proteins encoded:
- the LOC140879941 gene encoding polyadenylate-binding protein-interacting protein 12-like, whose product is MAVVDSAGGNVIPTSNRGDAAVDHHRRYQQQHHINGNELSRGHGEIKMNGEDDEGEGFKKEIRDLEEMLSKLNPMAEEFVPPSLAAVGGGGNHMLFFPPAYAEAATAAVAGHFGNNANSFVIPQLVNYGVATRNSFRRKKKSGYEQGRRRMNSRTSMAQREDVIRRTVYVSDIDHQVTEEQLACLFINCGQVVDCRICGDPNSVLRFAFVEFTDEEGAHNALSLTGTMLGFYPVRILPSKTAIAPVNPTFLPRSEDEREMCARTIYCTNIDKKVTEADVKLFFESICGEVLHLRLLGDHRHSTRIAFVEFVKAESAIGALNCSGAVLGLLPIRISPSKTPVRPRVA